Proteins encoded within one genomic window of Thermococcus celer Vu 13 = JCM 8558:
- a CDS encoding DNA polymerase, with translation MILDADYITEDGKPVVRIFRKEKGEFRIDYDRDFEPYIYALLKDDSAIEEVKRITVERHGKAVRVKRVEKVEKKFLNRPIEVWKLYFNHPQDVPAIRDEIRKHPAVVDIYEYDIPFAKRYLIDKGLVPMEGEEELKLMAFDIETLYHEGDEFGEGPILMISYADGDGARVITWKKIDLPYVDVVSTEKEMIKRFLQVVKEKDPDVLVTYNGDNFDFAYLKRRSEELGLKFILGRDGSEPKIQRMGDRFAVEVKGRIHFDLYPVIRRTVNLPTYTLEAVYEAIFGRPKEKVYAGEIVEAWETGEGLERVARYSMEDAKVTFELGREFFPMEAQLSRLIGQGLWDVSRSSTGNLVEWFLLRKAYERNELAPNKPSGREVEIRRRGYAGGYVKEPERGLWENIVYLDFRSLYPSIIITHNVSPDTLNREGCENYDVAPQVGHKFCKDFPGFIPSLLGGLLEERQKIKRRMKASVDPVERKLLDYRQRAIKILANSFYGYYGYARARWYCRECAESVTAWGREYIDRVIRELEEKFGFKVLYADTDGLHATIPGADAGTVKERARGFLRYINPKLPGLLELEYEGFYLRGFFVTKKKYAVIDEEGKITTRGLEIVRRDWSEVAKETQARVLEAILRHGDVEEAVRIVREVTEKLSKYEVPPEKLVIHEQITRDLRDYKATGPHVAVAKRLAGRGVRIRPGTVISYIVLKGSGRIGDRAIPFDEFDPTKHRYDADYYIENQVLPAVERILKAFGYRKEDLKYQKTRQVGLGAWLNAGKG, from the coding sequence ATGATCCTGGACGCTGACTACATCACCGAAGATGGGAAGCCCGTCGTGAGGATATTCAGGAAGGAGAAGGGCGAGTTCAGAATCGACTACGACAGGGACTTCGAGCCCTACATCTACGCCCTCCTGAAGGACGATTCGGCCATCGAGGAGGTGAAGAGGATAACCGTTGAGCGCCACGGGAAGGCCGTCAGGGTTAAGCGGGTGGAGAAGGTCGAAAAGAAGTTCCTCAACAGGCCGATAGAGGTCTGGAAGCTCTACTTCAATCACCCGCAGGACGTTCCGGCGATAAGGGACGAGATAAGGAAGCATCCGGCCGTCGTTGATATCTACGAGTACGACATCCCCTTCGCCAAGCGCTACCTCATCGATAAGGGGCTCGTCCCGATGGAGGGGGAGGAGGAGCTCAAACTGATGGCCTTCGACATCGAGACCCTCTACCACGAGGGAGACGAGTTCGGGGAGGGGCCGATCCTGATGATAAGCTACGCCGACGGGGACGGGGCGAGGGTCATAACCTGGAAGAAGATCGACCTCCCCTACGTCGACGTCGTCTCGACCGAGAAGGAGATGATAAAGCGCTTCCTCCAGGTGGTGAAGGAGAAGGACCCGGACGTGCTCGTAACTTACAACGGCGACAACTTCGACTTCGCCTACCTGAAGAGACGCTCCGAGGAGCTTGGATTGAAGTTCATCCTCGGGAGGGACGGGAGCGAGCCCAAGATCCAGCGCATGGGCGACCGCTTCGCCGTCGAGGTGAAGGGGAGGATACACTTCGACCTCTACCCGGTGATAAGGCGCACCGTGAACCTGCCGACCTACACGCTCGAGGCGGTCTACGAGGCCATCTTCGGGAGGCCAAAGGAGAAGGTCTACGCCGGGGAGATAGTGGAGGCCTGGGAAACCGGCGAGGGTCTTGAGAGGGTTGCCCGCTACTCCATGGAGGACGCAAAGGTTACCTTCGAGCTCGGGAGGGAGTTCTTCCCGATGGAGGCCCAGCTCTCGAGGCTCATCGGCCAGGGTCTCTGGGACGTCTCCCGCTCGAGCACCGGCAACCTGGTCGAGTGGTTCCTCCTGAGGAAGGCCTACGAGAGGAACGAACTGGCCCCGAACAAGCCGAGCGGCCGGGAAGTGGAGATCAGGAGGCGTGGCTACGCCGGTGGTTACGTTAAGGAGCCGGAGAGGGGTTTATGGGAGAACATCGTGTACCTCGACTTTCGCTCTCTTTACCCCTCCATCATCATAACCCACAACGTCTCGCCCGATACCCTAAACAGGGAGGGCTGTGAGAACTACGACGTCGCCCCCCAGGTGGGGCATAAGTTCTGCAAAGATTTTCCGGGCTTCATCCCGAGCCTGCTCGGAGGCCTGCTTGAGGAGAGGCAGAAGATAAAGCGGAGGATGAAGGCCTCTGTGGATCCCGTTGAGCGGAAGCTCCTCGATTACAGGCAGAGGGCCATCAAGATACTGGCCAACAGCTTCTACGGATACTACGGCTACGCGAGGGCGAGGTGGTACTGCAGGGAGTGCGCGGAGAGCGTTACCGCCTGGGGCAGGGAGTACATCGATAGGGTCATCAGGGAGCTCGAGGAGAAGTTCGGCTTCAAGGTGCTCTACGCGGACACGGACGGACTGCACGCCACGATCCCCGGGGCGGACGCCGGGACCGTCAAGGAGAGGGCGAGGGGGTTCCTGAGATACATCAACCCCAAGCTCCCCGGCCTCCTGGAGCTCGAGTACGAGGGGTTCTACCTGAGGGGTTTCTTCGTGACGAAGAAGAAGTACGCGGTCATAGACGAGGAGGGCAAGATAACCACGCGCGGCCTCGAGATAGTCAGGCGGGACTGGAGCGAGGTGGCCAAGGAGACGCAGGCGAGGGTCCTGGAGGCGATACTGAGGCACGGTGACGTCGAGGAGGCCGTTAGAATCGTCAGGGAGGTAACCGAAAAGCTGAGCAAGTACGAGGTTCCGCCGGAGAAACTGGTGATCCACGAGCAGATAACGAGGGATTTGAGGGACTACAAAGCCACGGGACCGCACGTGGCGGTGGCGAAGCGCCTGGCCGGGAGGGGGGTAAGGATACGCCCCGGGACGGTGATAAGCTACATCGTCCTCAAGGGCTCCGGAAGGATAGGGGACAGGGCGATTCCCTTCGACGAGTTCGACCCGACTAAGCACAGGTACGACGCCGACTACTACATCGAGAACCAGGTTCTGCCAGCCGTCGAGAGGATCCTGAAGGCCTTCGGCTACCGCAAGGAGGACCTGAAATACCAGAAGACGAGGCAGGTGGGCCTGGGTGCGTGGCTCAACGCGGGGAAGGGGTGA
- a CDS encoding coiled-coil domain-containing protein, with translation MRLERALEEYEKRRKKAEKEVEKARKRYNKRLEKKIKQILKSIEELERKEIPKKVDENLRKMVAAERKNYVTALRNALRGIGDMDDLGKRLPDLAKLHVGHGRYLLILFEKDVYAINRLLKELNEEYLEYYNELSKKGLPDLRLRELIEEERETRKSIFRLEEEKRKLLKEMRSKEEKLKEFYARNKLRELEEEIKSLSSSIRSAEMEVRSKASKLQKPIKRMRLHEPIARELIEDSGVALRKPDEFLTLLQKVHPRLEGKYRKTARWLMENLKERSEAIAREKEGLLELERKRDEILAGGEEKKKEVWELERLIEEKEAEIQKLRNRLEHLERELNESLRKLEEILGERIER, from the coding sequence TTGAGGCTGGAACGAGCACTCGAGGAGTATGAGAAGAGGCGAAAGAAGGCCGAGAAAGAGGTCGAGAAGGCAAGGAAGCGTTACAACAAACGCCTGGAGAAGAAGATAAAGCAGATTCTGAAGAGTATAGAGGAGCTGGAGAGAAAGGAGATCCCCAAGAAGGTCGACGAGAACCTCCGAAAGATGGTCGCGGCCGAGAGGAAGAACTACGTCACCGCACTGAGGAACGCGCTGAGGGGCATAGGGGACATGGACGACCTCGGAAAGCGCCTCCCCGATCTGGCCAAGCTCCACGTGGGACACGGGAGGTACCTGCTCATACTCTTCGAGAAGGATGTCTACGCAATTAACCGCCTGCTCAAGGAGCTGAACGAGGAGTACTTGGAGTACTACAATGAGCTGAGCAAAAAGGGACTGCCGGACCTTCGTCTGAGGGAGCTCATCGAGGAGGAGAGGGAAACCCGAAAGAGCATCTTCAGGCTCGAGGAAGAAAAGAGGAAGCTTCTGAAGGAGATGCGGAGTAAAGAGGAGAAACTCAAAGAGTTCTACGCCAGAAACAAACTCAGGGAGCTCGAGGAGGAGATAAAAAGCCTTTCCTCATCGATAAGGAGTGCCGAGATGGAGGTTCGCTCGAAGGCCTCAAAACTCCAGAAACCGATAAAGAGGATGCGCCTCCACGAACCCATCGCACGGGAGCTGATAGAGGACAGCGGAGTTGCCCTCAGAAAGCCAGACGAGTTCCTCACCCTCCTCCAGAAGGTACATCCAAGACTGGAGGGCAAGTACAGAAAAACCGCCAGATGGCTGATGGAAAACCTCAAAGAGAGATCCGAGGCCATCGCCCGGGAGAAGGAAGGGCTTTTAGAGCTCGAGAGAAAAAGGGACGAGATTCTGGCCGGCGGGGAGGAGAAAAAGAAGGAGGTATGGGAGCTCGAGCGCCTCATCGAGGAAAAGGAAGCGGAGATACAAAAGCTAAGGAACAGGCTGGAGCACCTCGAGAGGGAACTAAACGAGAGCCTGAGGAAACTCGAGGAGATACTCGGGGAGAGGATCGAGCGATAG
- a CDS encoding RsmB/NOP family class I SAM-dependent RNA methyltransferase: protein MELFYRVSLQEIVADALSLVEERELSSKHALERVFRKVAGNDREKARGLAHAYVFEIEKWRGKIDFIINSILRGSTVEDLDPYLANLLRIGTFEIHFRKVPPAVATDSIIRVVKERFDLSRARFVNALMRSIEGFDVERALKKLKERDRIGWLSVRFSHPRWYVEYAIDLLGYDEAVKLLLSNNRPQRYYVRANTLKTDVDSLRDYLEENGVRTALTPVPDVLKVLEYRKPVTRLEWYREGKFVIQDLASAYVAHVLNPEPGERVLDLAAAPGSKTFHAAALMENRGEIVAVDYSYDRLMRMREKMKLLGIENVKLVHADGQSFRDGEGFDRVILDAPCSSSGTYRQFPEVKWRFNEDKIRKIISVQRNMLRNAYENLRDGGEMTYSTCSIRIDEDEENVLFALEKVGLELVKHDFGWGDRGFLEIGDWVFRTWTHRHDCNGFFIAKLRKA from the coding sequence ATGGAGCTGTTTTACAGGGTGAGCCTTCAGGAGATAGTCGCCGACGCGCTGAGCCTCGTTGAGGAGCGCGAGCTGTCGTCGAAGCACGCCCTCGAGCGGGTTTTTAGAAAGGTGGCCGGGAATGACAGGGAAAAGGCTCGAGGGCTGGCCCATGCATACGTCTTCGAGATAGAGAAGTGGAGGGGAAAAATAGACTTCATAATAAACTCCATCCTCAGGGGCTCCACCGTTGAGGACCTCGACCCCTACCTGGCGAACCTCCTCAGGATAGGAACCTTCGAGATCCACTTCAGAAAGGTGCCCCCCGCGGTGGCCACGGACTCGATAATACGCGTCGTGAAGGAGCGCTTCGACCTCTCCCGGGCCCGCTTCGTCAACGCCCTCATGCGTTCTATCGAGGGATTCGACGTTGAAAGGGCCCTCAAGAAACTCAAGGAGAGGGACAGGATCGGGTGGTTGAGCGTCCGCTTCTCTCACCCGAGGTGGTACGTTGAGTACGCTATCGACCTGCTCGGCTACGACGAGGCGGTAAAGCTCCTCCTGAGCAACAACAGGCCCCAGCGTTATTACGTGAGGGCGAACACCCTCAAGACCGACGTCGACTCGCTGAGGGACTACCTCGAGGAGAACGGCGTGAGGACAGCCCTAACTCCTGTTCCCGATGTCCTCAAGGTCCTCGAGTACAGAAAACCGGTGACGAGGCTCGAATGGTACAGAGAGGGAAAGTTCGTCATCCAGGACCTGGCGAGCGCCTACGTTGCCCACGTTTTGAATCCCGAGCCGGGCGAGAGGGTTCTGGACTTAGCCGCGGCCCCGGGGAGCAAGACGTTCCACGCGGCGGCGCTGATGGAGAACAGGGGAGAGATAGTGGCGGTCGATTACTCCTACGACAGGTTGATGCGCATGAGGGAGAAGATGAAGCTCCTGGGTATCGAAAACGTTAAACTCGTCCACGCAGACGGGCAGAGCTTCAGGGACGGAGAGGGGTTCGATAGAGTAATCCTCGACGCGCCGTGCTCGAGCTCCGGAACCTACCGCCAGTTCCCTGAGGTGAAGTGGCGCTTCAACGAGGATAAGATCCGGAAGATAATAAGCGTTCAGCGCAACATGCTCCGCAACGCGTACGAGAACCTCCGGGATGGCGGGGAGATGACCTACTCGACGTGCTCCATCAGGATAGACGAGGACGAGGAGAACGTCCTCTTCGCGCTTGAGAAGGTCGGGTTAGAACTGGTAAAGCACGACTTCGGGTGGGGCGACAGGGGTTTCCTGGAGATCGGTGATTGGGTCTTCAGGACGTGGACGCACAGGCACGACTGCAACGGCTTTTTCATTGCGAAACTTAGGAAGGCTTAA
- a CDS encoding ABC transporter permease, translated as MGSRLPKLLLLIPLAFLVVFFYVPLVSILKTGLWENGFTLGHVTSVLSNDYHRRVILFTIGQAIASTLLTLALGLPGAYIFAKYNFPGKDTVKAILTVPFVVPSVMVALGFILLFGKSGLVTGLLGRDPGILYSWKGILLAHAFYNFPIVVRMVSALWERINPHYEEAAMALGARGWRLFWRVTLPMISPAIFASAMLTFVFCFLSFSIPLIIGGYRYATMEVDIFTSIMVLLDFRTGAAMAIIQIALSMAFMYLYLKALDAYARREEQRILRKPVRFTRGDWLSLKGLFVAVYTLIVFVFIVSPLLAVLYDSLRFNDSWSLENYRRLFSSGYNPMFGATTLDVIRNSLTFGLATVFLSVLVALPVAYALHRWNFRGRRLFDVLVMLPLASSPVTLGLGYIRVFHTTRLYYTVWIVIAAHTVIAYPFVLRAVSTSLKKIRPNLWEAALSLGAREWRAFLRVELPLAVGGVIVGAIFAFAISIAELGATYMLARPEYTTMTVAVYKFLGARQFGPASALAVLLMVLSTLSFLIIEKAGEEVW; from the coding sequence ATGGGCTCGAGGCTCCCGAAACTCCTCCTGCTGATCCCGCTGGCGTTCCTGGTGGTCTTCTTCTACGTTCCCTTAGTCAGCATTCTTAAAACCGGGCTCTGGGAGAACGGCTTCACGCTCGGGCACGTCACTTCCGTCCTCTCGAACGACTACCACCGGCGGGTGATCCTCTTCACGATAGGCCAAGCCATAGCCTCGACTCTCCTAACGCTGGCCCTCGGCCTTCCCGGGGCTTACATATTCGCGAAGTACAACTTCCCGGGGAAGGACACGGTGAAGGCCATCCTGACGGTTCCCTTCGTCGTGCCCAGCGTGATGGTGGCCCTGGGTTTCATACTCCTCTTCGGGAAGAGCGGGCTCGTAACGGGGCTTCTCGGAAGGGACCCCGGGATCCTGTACTCCTGGAAGGGCATACTCCTCGCCCACGCCTTCTACAACTTCCCGATAGTCGTACGCATGGTCTCGGCTCTCTGGGAGAGGATAAACCCGCACTACGAGGAGGCCGCCATGGCGCTGGGGGCGAGGGGGTGGAGGCTATTCTGGAGGGTTACCCTGCCGATGATCTCTCCCGCTATCTTCGCCTCGGCGATGCTCACCTTCGTCTTCTGCTTCCTCAGCTTCTCGATCCCGCTCATAATCGGCGGCTACCGCTACGCCACGATGGAGGTGGACATCTTCACCTCGATAATGGTTCTGCTGGACTTCAGAACGGGTGCCGCCATGGCCATCATTCAGATAGCCCTGAGCATGGCCTTCATGTACCTCTACCTTAAGGCCCTCGATGCCTACGCCAGGCGCGAGGAGCAGAGGATACTCAGGAAGCCGGTTCGCTTCACGAGGGGTGACTGGTTGAGCCTCAAAGGGCTTTTCGTCGCGGTTTACACCCTCATCGTCTTCGTCTTCATAGTGTCGCCGCTTTTGGCCGTCCTCTACGATTCCCTGCGCTTCAACGATTCATGGAGCCTTGAGAACTACAGGCGGCTGTTCTCCTCGGGCTATAACCCGATGTTCGGGGCTACAACGCTCGACGTTATCAGAAACTCCCTGACCTTCGGGCTGGCGACCGTTTTCCTCTCGGTTCTCGTGGCGCTCCCGGTAGCCTACGCGCTCCATCGCTGGAACTTCCGCGGGAGGAGGCTCTTCGACGTCCTCGTCATGCTCCCCCTGGCGAGCTCGCCCGTGACCCTCGGCCTCGGCTACATAAGGGTCTTCCACACCACGCGCCTCTACTACACTGTCTGGATAGTGATCGCGGCGCACACCGTCATAGCCTACCCCTTCGTCCTGAGGGCCGTTTCGACGTCCCTGAAGAAGATAAGGCCCAACCTCTGGGAGGCCGCCCTAAGTTTGGGGGCGAGGGAGTGGAGGGCGTTCCTCAGGGTCGAGCTCCCGCTGGCGGTCGGCGGGGTCATCGTCGGGGCCATCTTCGCCTTCGCCATCAGCATAGCCGAGCTCGGGGCCACATATATGCTGGCCAGACCCGAGTACACCACCATGACCGTCGCGGTTTACAAGTTCCTTGGGGCGAGGCAGTTCGGTCCCGCATCGGCCCTGGCGGTTCTCCTGATGGTGCTCTCAACCCTCTCCTTCCTGATAATCGAGAAGGCCGGTGAGGAAGTATGGTGA
- a CDS encoding DmpA family aminopeptidase, with the protein MKAPDLGIRMGRYGHGKRNSIADLGVKVGHSTIIEGEDIRTGVTLLLPPVRNPYEERLFAGVYTFNGFSKPIGFVQIEELGYLETPIALTSTLNGYRVADALVSLWAGANPEAISVNPVVMECNDGYLNDNKKRAVGEEHVFEAFKNASLDFEEGSVGAGTGMSAFEFKGGIGSSSRVVEIGGEEYTVASLVLSNFGKREDLIVAGVPVGWELRDYPGRGLAMGVRGSVSIVVATDAPLTSRQLTRLARRAVLGLARTGSYGHNGSGDIILAFSTAQTVPTGKEVQAIGFLPDDALNRLFIAAVDSTEEAIVNSLLQAKTTRGRNGRVRYALPVEETLEILGRYGRLSKA; encoded by the coding sequence ATGAAGGCCCCCGATCTCGGGATAAGGATGGGTCGTTACGGGCACGGGAAGAGGAACTCCATAGCAGATCTGGGCGTTAAAGTCGGCCACTCAACCATAATCGAGGGAGAGGACATCAGGACGGGCGTTACGCTCCTCCTGCCGCCGGTCAGGAACCCCTACGAGGAGAGACTCTTCGCGGGGGTCTACACCTTCAACGGCTTCTCCAAACCGATAGGCTTCGTCCAAATTGAGGAACTCGGCTACTTAGAGACACCCATAGCTTTGACGAGCACCCTCAACGGCTACCGCGTGGCGGATGCACTGGTGAGCCTCTGGGCCGGGGCGAACCCCGAAGCCATCTCGGTTAATCCTGTGGTGATGGAGTGCAACGACGGCTACCTAAACGACAACAAAAAACGGGCCGTGGGGGAAGAACACGTCTTCGAAGCCTTTAAAAATGCCTCACTCGACTTCGAGGAAGGTTCCGTGGGAGCGGGCACCGGAATGAGTGCCTTCGAGTTCAAGGGCGGGATCGGCTCGTCCTCGAGGGTCGTGGAGATAGGCGGTGAGGAGTACACGGTTGCCTCCCTCGTCCTCAGCAACTTCGGTAAGCGGGAGGATTTAATCGTAGCCGGTGTCCCTGTGGGGTGGGAGCTGAGGGACTACCCCGGAAGGGGGCTGGCGATGGGAGTTAGGGGGAGCGTATCCATCGTTGTGGCCACGGATGCTCCGCTGACCTCGAGACAACTAACGAGGCTCGCCAGGAGGGCCGTCCTCGGTCTCGCCAGAACGGGTTCCTACGGCCACAACGGGAGCGGGGACATAATCCTGGCCTTCTCGACGGCCCAGACGGTTCCAACAGGTAAGGAAGTCCAGGCCATCGGTTTTCTGCCCGATGACGCCCTCAACAGGCTATTCATAGCCGCGGTGGATTCCACGGAGGAAGCGATAGTAAACTCCCTCCTGCAGGCGAAGACGACGAGGGGAAGAAACGGCAGGGTGAGGTACGCCCTCCCCGTCGAGGAGACCCTCGAGATCCTTGGGCGTTACGGGCGGCTGAGCAAAGCTTGA
- a CDS encoding MTH1187 family thiamine-binding protein, producing the protein MVIVEFIIVPLGERSISRYVAEVVKLLDKKGVKYQLTPMSTVMEVPTVGDAFAIIEEAHELMFKLGAERVSTTVRIDDRRDRERKMEDKVKSVMEKVRGG; encoded by the coding sequence ATGGTGATAGTGGAGTTCATCATCGTCCCCCTCGGCGAGAGGAGCATCAGCCGGTACGTTGCCGAGGTAGTAAAGCTTTTAGATAAAAAAGGTGTTAAATACCAACTGACGCCGATGTCAACCGTGATGGAGGTTCCAACTGTTGGGGACGCGTTCGCCATCATAGAGGAGGCACACGAGCTGATGTTCAAACTCGGTGCAGAGAGGGTCTCGACGACGGTTAGAATCGACGACAGGCGCGATAGGGAGAGGAAGATGGAAGACAAGGTAAAATCCGTGATGGAGAAGGTCCGGGGTGGTTGA
- a CDS encoding TIM barrel protein — translation MFKIDRLRFGTAGIPLSTPRRSTIDGILQVRKLGLDAMELEFVRGVNMKPELAKKVKYVAKKNDVVLTAHAPYYINLNAAEKAKVEASKRRIIQSAERLYQAGGWSVVFHAGYYLKQNPAKVYGRIKNELKEVIKTLQDRGIEIWVRPEITGKPTQFGDLKELVNLSEELEMVLPTIDFAHCHARNAGKFNTVEEWREMLGFMEDRLGREALDNMHIHMSGINYTAKGERNHLPLRESDMNWEDLMRVLKEFRVRGVLISESPNIEEDALRMKRKYEEVKV, via the coding sequence ATGTTCAAGATCGATAGACTCCGCTTCGGAACCGCCGGCATACCCCTCTCGACACCGAGGCGCTCAACGATAGACGGCATACTGCAGGTTAGAAAGCTGGGGTTAGATGCCATGGAGCTCGAGTTCGTCAGGGGCGTCAACATGAAGCCGGAACTCGCGAAGAAGGTGAAGTACGTCGCCAAAAAGAACGACGTCGTGCTAACGGCCCACGCCCCCTACTACATCAACCTCAACGCGGCCGAGAAGGCCAAGGTCGAGGCGAGCAAAAGGCGGATAATCCAGAGCGCCGAGCGGCTTTATCAAGCCGGCGGCTGGAGCGTCGTCTTTCACGCGGGTTACTACCTGAAGCAGAACCCGGCGAAGGTCTACGGGAGGATAAAAAACGAGCTCAAGGAAGTCATCAAGACCCTTCAGGACAGGGGCATCGAGATATGGGTGAGGCCCGAGATAACCGGGAAGCCGACCCAGTTCGGGGACCTGAAGGAGCTCGTCAACCTCAGCGAGGAGCTCGAGATGGTGCTGCCGACGATAGACTTCGCCCACTGCCACGCAAGGAACGCCGGGAAGTTCAACACCGTTGAGGAGTGGCGTGAGATGCTGGGCTTCATGGAGGACCGCCTCGGCCGGGAGGCCCTCGACAACATGCACATCCACATGAGCGGCATAAACTACACCGCCAAGGGCGAGAGGAACCACCTGCCCCTCAGGGAGAGCGACATGAACTGGGAGGACCTGATGAGGGTCCTCAAGGAGTTCAGGGTCAGGGGGGTACTGATAAGCGAGAGCCCCAACATCGAGGAGGACGCGCTCAGGATGAAGAGAAAATACGAGGAGGTAAAGGTCTGA
- a CDS encoding TIGR00296 family protein, with protein MYRIRDEWGEFLVRLARRAVEEYVRNGRTIKPPGDTPPELWEKMGVFVTLNRRHAPPQAALRGCIGFPLPIYPLVEATIKAAIYAAVDDPRFPPVRESELDDLVVEVSVLTPPELIEGPPAERPGKIKVGRDGLIVEKGIYSGLLLPQVPVEWGWDEEEFLAQTCWKAGLPPDCWLDEDTRVYRFAAEVFEEEKPWGPVRRKPIV; from the coding sequence ATGTACAGAATCCGGGACGAGTGGGGTGAATTCCTGGTGAGGCTCGCGAGGAGGGCCGTGGAGGAGTACGTGAGGAACGGAAGGACCATAAAACCGCCCGGGGACACCCCTCCGGAGCTATGGGAAAAGATGGGCGTTTTCGTGACCCTCAACAGACGGCACGCTCCCCCTCAGGCCGCGCTCAGGGGATGCATAGGCTTTCCCCTGCCGATATACCCTCTGGTCGAGGCAACCATAAAGGCGGCCATCTACGCGGCCGTCGACGACCCGCGCTTTCCCCCCGTCAGGGAGAGCGAACTGGACGACCTCGTCGTCGAGGTGAGCGTTCTGACTCCCCCCGAATTGATAGAGGGGCCGCCGGCGGAGAGGCCGGGGAAGATAAAGGTCGGGAGGGACGGTCTCATAGTCGAGAAGGGCATATACTCCGGCCTGCTCCTTCCCCAGGTGCCCGTGGAGTGGGGCTGGGACGAGGAGGAGTTCCTGGCCCAGACCTGCTGGAAGGCCGGGCTTCCCCCGGACTGCTGGCTCGACGAGGACACGAGGGTTTACCGTTTCGCCGCGGAGGTCTTCGAGGAGGAGAAACCCTGGGGGCCCGTGAGGAGAAAACCCATTGTTTAG
- a CDS encoding DUF373 family protein, which yields MVEIKALILAIDRDDDFGKKAGVEGPVVGREACIDAALKLSLADPEDSDANVVYAAVKLHDELKERGEFDEVEVALITGHPKVGVKSDVELARQLDEVLKGFPADGVIPVTDGAEDEQIFPIITSKVPIISSHRVVVKQSEGIETTYYILYRYTREILSDPEVAKVVLGIPGMILLLYGIARLIGVWYPNSVKIVSATITGTILLLTGGYFFTKGFRFNFRETLTKQFVFVISVAAGILIIVGGSINAYFRLEEYSRQLIGGYPGTQLLAILIYLNAIGAPLITGISTMIAGKIIQSYLRKDHHIWYQVSALLLMPALWITIDLTTRYAMAILTISNIDVFAKLIAAIIDVAVAILVGVYMRGKVRGWMSVEAGTSTRGV from the coding sequence GTGGTTGAGATTAAGGCCCTGATCTTAGCGATAGACCGTGATGACGACTTCGGGAAGAAGGCGGGCGTTGAGGGTCCCGTCGTCGGAAGGGAGGCGTGCATAGACGCGGCCCTGAAGCTCAGCCTGGCCGATCCGGAGGACAGCGACGCCAACGTGGTCTACGCGGCCGTTAAACTCCACGACGAGCTGAAGGAGAGAGGGGAGTTCGATGAGGTCGAGGTGGCCCTCATAACGGGTCACCCCAAGGTGGGCGTCAAGAGCGATGTGGAGCTGGCGCGACAGCTGGACGAGGTTCTGAAGGGGTTCCCGGCCGATGGGGTGATACCCGTCACGGACGGGGCGGAGGACGAGCAGATATTCCCGATAATCACCTCGAAGGTCCCGATTATAAGCTCCCACCGCGTCGTCGTCAAGCAGAGCGAGGGCATAGAGACGACCTACTACATCCTCTACCGCTACACAAGGGAGATACTAAGCGATCCCGAGGTGGCAAAGGTGGTCCTCGGGATCCCGGGGATGATACTCCTGCTCTACGGGATAGCGAGGCTCATAGGCGTCTGGTACCCTAACAGCGTTAAGATAGTCTCGGCCACGATAACCGGGACGATACTCCTCCTGACGGGTGGCTATTTCTTCACTAAGGGCTTCCGGTTCAACTTCAGGGAGACCCTCACGAAGCAGTTCGTGTTCGTGATCTCGGTGGCCGCCGGGATTTTGATAATCGTGGGCGGTTCCATAAACGCCTACTTCCGGCTTGAGGAGTACTCAAGGCAGTTAATCGGCGGCTATCCGGGAACACAGTTGCTGGCGATCCTTATTTACCTGAACGCCATAGGGGCACCGCTTATAACAGGAATATCCACTATGATAGCCGGAAAGATCATACAGTCCTACCTACGGAAGGATCACCACATATGGTACCAGGTTTCGGCCTTACTCCTTATGCCGGCTCTCTGGATAACGATAGACCTGACGACGAGGTACGCTATGGCCATACTAACGATATCCAACATAGACGTCTTCGCGAAACTCATCGCCGCCATTATCGATGTGGCCGTGGCGATTCTCGTTGGAGTGTACATGAGGGGAAAGGTAAGGGGATGGATGAGCGTTGAGGCTGGAACGAGCACTCGAGGAGTATGA